One genomic window of Haemorhous mexicanus isolate bHaeMex1 chromosome 17, bHaeMex1.pri, whole genome shotgun sequence includes the following:
- the LCMT1 gene encoding leucine carboxyl methyltransferase 1 isoform X2 encodes MAAATGPDEADEAVRGTCEDASVCKRFAVSVGYWKDPYIQHFVRQAKERKAPEINRGYYARVHGVSYLIKAFLEKTECNSQIVNLGAGMDTLFWRLKDENLLPRKYFEVDFPMIVARKIHNIKSKPPLSKPIMESHSGDSLLIDSHSLDSSRYSIVGADLRSSSDLEEKLRKHSLDTHLPTLLVAECVLVYMTPQQSASLLKWAASTFPVAMVINYEQVNMRDRFGQIMIENLQRRHCNLAGVELCSSLDSQVLAGHS; translated from the exons ATGGCGGCCGCCACCGGCCCCGACGAGGCGGACGAGGCGGTGCGGGGCACCTGCGAGGACGCGTCCGTCTGCAAACG gTTTGCTGTGAGTGTTGGCTACTGGAAGGACCCTTACATCCAGCATTTTGTGAGACAAGCCAAAGAAAGGAAGGCACCTGAGATCAACAGAG gttATTATGCTCGAGTGCACGGGGTCAGTTACCTGATCAAGGCTTTCCTGGAGAAGACAGAATGCAACTCTCAGATTGTCAATCTTGGGGCTGGCATGGACACCCTGTTCTGGAGGCTGAAG GATGAAAATCTTCTCCCtaggaaatattttgaagtgGATTTTCCAATGATCGTTGCaagaaaaatacataatatCAA ATCAAAACCTCCCCTGTCAAAACCAATTATGGAATCCCATTCAGGGGACTCTCTTCTAATAG ATTCCCACAGCCTGGACTCCAGTCGATATTCCATAGTAGGAGCAGACCTCCGCTCCTCCTCAGATctggaggaaaagctgaggaagCACAGCTTGGACACACA tTTGCCAACGCTGCTGGTGGCCGAGTGTGTGCTGGTTTACATGACCCCCCAGCAGTCTGCAAGCCTGCTCAAGTGGGCAGCAAGCACCTTCCCCGTGGCCATGGTTATCAATTATGAGCAG GTGAACATGAGGGACCGCTTCGGGCAGATCATGATCGAGAACCTGCAGCGCCGGCACTGCAACCTGGCTGGggtggagctctgcagctccctggacTCCCAG GTCCTGGCAGGCCACAGTTAG
- the LCMT1 gene encoding leucine carboxyl methyltransferase 1 isoform X1, which yields MAAATGPDEADEAVRGTCEDASVCKRFAVSVGYWKDPYIQHFVRQAKERKAPEINRGYYARVHGVSYLIKAFLEKTECNSQIVNLGAGMDTLFWRLKDENLLPRKYFEVDFPMIVARKIHNIKSKPPLSKPIMESHSGDSLLIDSHSLDSSRYSIVGADLRSSSDLEEKLRKHSLDTHLPTLLVAECVLVYMTPQQSASLLKWAASTFPVAMVINYEQVNMRDRFGQIMIENLQRRHCNLAGVELCSSLDSQRERLLGSGWDNAHAVDMMKVYSFLPQADVKRIEALEFLDEKELFEQLMQHYCICWASKDSSNLGLANIDF from the exons ATGGCGGCCGCCACCGGCCCCGACGAGGCGGACGAGGCGGTGCGGGGCACCTGCGAGGACGCGTCCGTCTGCAAACG gTTTGCTGTGAGTGTTGGCTACTGGAAGGACCCTTACATCCAGCATTTTGTGAGACAAGCCAAAGAAAGGAAGGCACCTGAGATCAACAGAG gttATTATGCTCGAGTGCACGGGGTCAGTTACCTGATCAAGGCTTTCCTGGAGAAGACAGAATGCAACTCTCAGATTGTCAATCTTGGGGCTGGCATGGACACCCTGTTCTGGAGGCTGAAG GATGAAAATCTTCTCCCtaggaaatattttgaagtgGATTTTCCAATGATCGTTGCaagaaaaatacataatatCAA ATCAAAACCTCCCCTGTCAAAACCAATTATGGAATCCCATTCAGGGGACTCTCTTCTAATAG ATTCCCACAGCCTGGACTCCAGTCGATATTCCATAGTAGGAGCAGACCTCCGCTCCTCCTCAGATctggaggaaaagctgaggaagCACAGCTTGGACACACA tTTGCCAACGCTGCTGGTGGCCGAGTGTGTGCTGGTTTACATGACCCCCCAGCAGTCTGCAAGCCTGCTCAAGTGGGCAGCAAGCACCTTCCCCGTGGCCATGGTTATCAATTATGAGCAG GTGAACATGAGGGACCGCTTCGGGCAGATCATGATCGAGAACCTGCAGCGCCGGCACTGCAACCTGGCTGGggtggagctctgcagctccctggacTCCCAG AGGGAGCGGCTGCTGGGAAGTGGCTGGGACAACGCCCATGCCGTGGACATGATGAAGGTGTACAGCTTCCTGCCACAGGCTGATGTCAAAAG AATAGAAGCCCTTGAATTCCTGGATGAAAAGGAACTGTTTGAGCAGCTCATGCAGCACTACTGCATCTGCTGGGCTTCCAAGGACAGCAGCAACCTGG GTCTGGCAAACATCGACttctga